GGCCCACACGAACACGCCCACCTAGCTGGCGAGATGCCTCGAAGCCATGACATACAGACGGTCCTGATGGCCCTTTTCCTCGCTACCTGGGCTGTCGACTCCTTCCTACTCAGGCTGACGACCTTTCTCTCGGCAGTTTTACCTATCTGGTATTCTGCGATTCCTGCGCTCGTGGTTTTCGCCCTATCCATATACTTCATGAGGGGGTCTCACAGAGTCCTCTTCGACACGAGAGTTGAGGGGCTTGTGACGCATGGGGTCTTTGGTCGAGTGAGACACCCGATGTATCTTGGAACAGTCCTTGTCTATCTCGCTATGGCCATCGCCACTCTGTCACTGGCTTCGCTGGTGCTGTGGTTCGTGATTCTTGCGTGCTATAACAGGCTCGCCAACTACGAGGAGATGAAGCTTGAGGAGCGGTTCGGTCAGGCCTTCTTGGAATACAGGAAGACTGTACGGAAGTGGCTCCCGTTCTAGAAACCAAGTCCCAGCAGACCTCCAGTCCGCATCTGCGAAGCAGAGAGGTCAAAAGGGAGGGGGGGGAGCGCTTGCGGCGCCCCCAGAGTTCTACTAGTAGTTAGATGGAGTGTGTCCGTCCTCGTGGCCCGGCCTGCTCTCAGCCCGCTTTGCAGGTCGGTATTTACGCCATCGTGCCTGACCATGCTCGCCCTTCCACCACCATCCCTTGCCAGCGCTCAGATACATGGGAATCTTGATTGATGCAACCATGACCTCCCAGAGGCTGGTCAAGACTATGACGAAGATGACTCCAATCCAGAAGAGATTGAATGGCATGACTATGTCGACGCCCGGGAACAGCTCCATCAGCTCGGCGAGCGTGACTATAGTCCAGTGGTCAGTTATGAACACAGGTATTCCCTGTAGTGGGAATGGTATGTTGATTAGGAACATGCAGAGGACCACCCATGATGCGCCCACCAGAGCCTCAATGATGAGGTTGACGTTGTTCTCTCCCACGAACATGAACAGAAGTGCCTTGATTCCGTCGCACAGCGCGAGTATGATTGCCGGGTAGACGAAAGGAAGCCACTCCGGGTAGACCACTGACCGGATGAGTGGGGAGGTCAAGACGAGAAGAAATATGATGGCGAAGATAAGGTCAGCCACAGCATCAGACAGAGGTTTCGGTTTGAAGGCGCCACTGCCAATTCCAAGTATGCGTTCGACCACCGTCTTCTCGCTGGCGGCCCCACCTCGGTCCAAGTAGGACAA
The sequence above is a segment of the Candidatus Thorarchaeota archaeon genome. Coding sequences within it:
- a CDS encoding isoprenylcysteine carboxylmethyltransferase family protein produces the protein MTESRFIMGPHEHAHLAGEMPRSHDIQTVLMALFLATWAVDSFLLRLTTFLSAVLPIWYSAIPALVVFALSIYFMRGSHRVLFDTRVEGLVTHGVFGRVRHPMYLGTVLVYLAMAIATLSLASLVLWFVILACYNRLANYEEMKLEERFGQAFLEYRKTVRKWLPF